The genomic region CTTCTTTTGGTAGTCAAGTGGCTCACCTGTGATTTTGGGGACGTAGGATTTCTCCACTTTTGCCGGCTTcacctcttcctcctcatcgcTGGAAGCAAGAAGTTCTTTTATCTATAAAGTGTCAGTTGGAGAAGGAGTGAGTGTTTACACTTTAGACGGGATCATCTCCTCGATCGCTCGGGAGCCACCATGCTCTGCAAGAACATAGGCCTAATCCCTGATAATAAGTGGGTCATGTGACCTGCAGGTTGGATTTTGATTGGGCTGTTGCATGGAGAGCAGATGAGCATACTATGTGTGTGCAGTGAGGCCAGTTAGTCAAGGGCAGGGGACTTGGACTTTAGTTCTGCTCGAGTATCACTAATAATCCCAGTGTATTAATGTTTCTATTTCACCATTGTACTTCTCGGGCACAGTTTGTCTCAACTGGACATCCTAATCTTTGGGATTTTAATTTTGAGTCTAGAAAATTCTTATTCATCATCATATGCACATTTATTATGCCAGAAATTATCCATGCATTTGCTAGTCCGGCTCTAGCTAAGTGAATGTGAATGAGGATGAgcgctatagaaaatggatgcctggatttttttttttttttaacaattgtgATATGGATTGTACTCAAGATCTGAGCAATTCATCATGCACTCTGTGTGTGTTCAAAACTCATACCATAATGGGTGTCCCACAAGGCACAATACACttcccctttttcttttttgttacaTAATATTCAGACCGACATGAGAAATAGCAAGTGTATGGTGACTTTTAGGACACCCTGTACGATTATTGTCATCAAACTAAAATGGAAACACATTACAATGTTAAGAGAAAGCATGTGTTATATGTTGCAGGGTCTCACGGAGAGTGGTTGGTGGGCCGTGCCTCATCCATCACACCATGCGGGGCACACTCGCAGGTTAGTGGGCTTAATCGGCTTTGACCTGCTGCTTCCTGCGGTTCCACTCCCTCTCCTTGATGTACTGGTCCTTTCTCTTCTGCTGCTCATTTTTGTTCCTCTGCCTGCTGCGCTCCTCTCTGGCCTTCTGCATTGCTTCAAACTTTCCTGTCACGTCATTCTTGTCTTTGTTCGTGTTGGGCACATAGCTTCTGGCTACGGGTTTTCTGGTTTGGAGCAGTCTCTGTCATTTAACAGTGAAAAGATGAGAAGCTAGTAAGTGATTGGTTAATGTAAACGGTGATAACTTCTCCGGCCGCCTCACCTCTTTTTTGAGCATAACATCAGAAATATTCTTCTCTTCCGTTGCGTCAAGTGGCGCTTCCTCCTCAACAACCTTTGTGGTTTTCTTTCTTCTATTCTTATCGACACTAGTTTTATCTTTCCCCTTGTGTTCCACGCCGTTCACGTGTGTCTCACCAGACTTTTTCTTCTGTGCATCAGGTGCCTCCTTTGTCTTCTCATCTGCGTTGCTCACATGTTCCTTTTTACTTGGGACATCTTCTGTTTTGACCACTGCTTCAACCTGCGCCACCTCAGCCATGTTTAAATCAAAGTGGCaagttggttttaatttgagctgcataacaaaaggacaaaaacggTAAGGACTTCAAAATATAAGGTATTTCATTTTGTCTATAATCGTATTTGTGTTCCAGGATTTATCATGGAGCATATTTTTTCATGACTTCACCACCATTTTAGCAAATGCACTATTCCGCAGTATGTTGGGGAAGACTTCAATAGTACCGTGGTGCTGGCTGCTATTTATAGCACATTTTAGGAGTTGGGGGGGGAGACATGTGATCATGGCTATTTCTGATGAGAGATAGGCAGTTGCGCAGAGTTCACAATGGCCTCCACGTCGGCCCACAGGCCTTTGACAAAATGACCAGACAAAGGGCCAAACAACACCATGATTGAGGACAGTTAATCAGCCAACGCTAAAACTGTCACTGTTTAAAGGTGCACTTAAATACTTTATGTGGTAAGATTCAACATAAACAGAAAACCATTGTGACCGTAAAGTTAGAGCCTAAATTTTTAAAGCACTATTGTATATATTCCAAGCAGTTGGACAgatttataaataaaaatatatattttttaaattataatcaCTGATTGGATAAGGTCATTCATATGGTTATCAATATTGTGAGGCCTATGGAATCCATTTGTGAGCTATCAATATTACTCATTGTCCTATACAGGgtcaaatattttgattttgtaTAGCATCCACTTGTGTACACTCAAACATGTATTATTTTGAATTGAGAAAATAACTTATTGTAGCAGAACTCTACAATAGCTCTAATGCAAAACAAGTACAACAACAAGCTAAAATGTTTTTTACTGAGACTTGATTATGAATAATTggccttttttttcaaatttacacaacttttgaattttattcCTCTCAGTAATAACATAAAAGTAGCTGAATAACATATTTACCGTAATTGCTCAAATAAATGTCCCACATGTAGCTTGCAACACACTTGGAATAAGATAAAATAAGGTAATTACCTCTAGtgggtgtttttcttttcaagaagaaaattaaataaataatcccCAGAACACGCTCGTGTGGAGCCAAAGGCGTCCAGTCTGGTGGTGCAAAGAGGAATGGCGGTCGCTGTTGGTGACGTGCGCTTTCCATAAAAAAGTTGGTGACTTTCTCGTGGACACGCATTCCACGCTCGGTCCCGCTTCAGCTGTTGCGCGCGCGTGCACGCGGAAGACGCTTGTCCGGATGGTCTGCGCTCGCAGCTGTAAAAATACGTCGAGcctaaaatacaaaatagatgAACATGCGTCCTTACGTTATATGTTGTTCATATTTGGTTCACGGTTAAAAAGTTAAATAATCACATCAATTAACATAGGAAATGAATGTATTCCTGACGTCACTGACACTACGCATCATTATCTTTAGCCACATAGATTTCATTACGTTTTTTATAGGATTCCATATATGCTTAAGAAGCAGTGACATCCTTTCCAAGTGACCCCAGTAACTTATGCAAATATACCCAAAGTCCACATAAACGGATTTTTAGGAATATTGGAATATTGCCTTAATTGCCCCAAAAGACTATTACAAATTCACTTCATTGTGGCTTGTTGTGTTTTGAATACACCATTGTGGAAAATTTGACCCTCAAGCACCACTATCTCCCACTTGGCCTGCTCCATCCAGGATTCCTCATTAATCAGTTGAGAGGAACACCAGCCTGCCTGCCCTAATGtaaatattattgttattttctaCTATATGGTGACAGAAGCAATATTGACCCAAAAATCATCAGTCAATCTctcatggatgtttttttttttaatgttggagGAAGCTGGAGGCCCCAAAGAAAACCAGTGACAAAATGCAACCACTGCTGCAATGTCATAGCCCAGATTTGAACCATGAACCTCATTAAAATCTCATGGTGAGATACATGAGCTAAACATTCCTATTGGTTCATTCATTCCGTTCATTAAAATGTTGTGGTCTGGGGAACCCCAGCCGGTCAAAGCTCCAGCTAATGTGTACTTAGGGAAATCACAAAAACGCAACAGTGAGAACATGAATTATATTCGTTAATGTATTCTATAATGGTGTTATTTAAATTCAATGCACTGACTGACAGGCAGAAGGTTTTTCTCTTGAGGTTTTCCCTGGTGTATATAAAAGTTCACGCTTGGCTCCGTCTTCCACTGTTTGGAGTCGTGTGGGGCATTAGGGAGGCTGCGGCTTTAAATAGCAGCACAGCTGTGGAAACTGATCAGCACTGGAAGGACAGTTAAACTGAGTCAGACTGGGATCTTCCTCTCAGCTGCTGGAGGAGAACACCAAcagcattttttggggggtgcagCCAACCTATAGGGATATAGGTTCTTATAGGGATGGACACACCAGACGTGTTAATAAACATTTGTGCATGTTACAGTAAGAAAGAGGAATCAAACACTATAAAATGTTTTGCGTTTTATAGTAATTGATGGAAGGCTTGGTCATCACCAAGTAATAAAAATATCCACCTTTTTAATGCTAATTGCATGTATTCAGTGTGTTACGTTTgtcaatatatataaaaaatgtttgttttatcgGAACAGATTACACAATAGTGTTTTCTGGTTATTGTGTTTttcaaccacaaaaaaaacattttggaacGGTTCTTGATTTGAGCTGGCAAACCACCAGAGATAAGAAACAATGGATTTTTTGGAATATAAATATTTCTGTGACAggtgaaaaatgtatttatccGGCTCAGCTCAATTTAAGCAGAACAGTTCAGCCGCTCAACAGGTATCTCCTAAAATCGCAGAAAACTCTTATTACCAAGCACAATCACACACAATAACTTGGGATGCTTGAAAATTGAATGTTACGACATGAAACTTGATCCACTTGTTATTTGCACATCTTTGACTTGCTCCCATCACTTTATCACTTTGAACAAGCAACGACTGTGCTTGTCAAATGTCACGCATGCGTACACTTGACAACGAGCATTTTGAACAACTTCCTGGTCCGGGAAAATCAGTTATCGCGAGAGGATAGTGTCCTCGCGTGCAATGCAGTCCAGTGGCACGGGCCTAGTGGAATGTGAAACTACAAGTTGTATTGCATCCTCTAATTTTTGACAACACCAGAGGCACTCTTTTCAAGACACCACAACTGCCCTCGAAACTCATGCCATGTTTTGACATATTAGAGAACCTCTCTAAAAATGGTAAGTTTCACGATGTAATCACTAGCTAGCGCTGGCTACTATTAGCTTGTAGCTTAGCCAGTTTATCAACAAGCCGATCGTTTGACAGCTGAGCAACACACCGAGCGAGTGGTAGCATTCGGGGCGTTAGCACGAAACCAAGACAAGAAGTGGGCAAAGCTCATTCGTCATGCTTTGACTGCTGAGGAAAAACGATGCATTTTACGTTTTCGCTTGTTGCAGGAAGATGATCACATGCGTGGGGATTTTGTATCGCACTTTTATTTGTGTTGATCACTAGCTAGTTAGCAAGCCGTGGCATGTGTCTTGGTGCAACAGAGTAAGTGAAACGATAAACAAGCTGACTTTAGGTACAATTTATTAGAATTGTGTGATCATGTGTAAACCACTCCTTTTCGAGAGTGAAATAATTTAAGACCTGCTTTTTGGCTTTCTAAGTTGTCTGATCTGCACAGTCTcagctgactcactgactctgGCCCAACATTTGACAGGCATTTCGTTTTAATATGATGTCTGCGCGCACTCCCAGTGACAGCGTTTGTCTTTTGTTCCCCTTTTTAGCCTCCTTAGGGGATGAGAGGATATTGGCCATTTGAGTGTCTGCGGCTGTGGGATCCGTGGCTTGGCGGGTGTTTTGGGTGAGGATGGCGCAGGGGGGCTCTCAGCTTGATTATCACATCCTGCAGGACCTCAAGCAGCGCTTCCCCGAGATCCCAGAAGGAGTGGTGTCGCAATGCCTTCTGCAGGTACATGCCTACACCCTGCACAAGTGAACAAGTCACGTATCCCTGCCCATTTTTCttgatttagcttttttttttttttttttttttttttttttttttttttggtgccatGTCAATTTCTCCCTCAACTTTGATCATTCTAATTTGGCATCTTTCCATAATTCCGGACGGCATGGCCTCATTGAACACTTCATTAGTTTCACCTGCAAAATTTCAAGCTAATTTTGGTGGGGGGACTATTTTTCTCCCATGTGCATTTCAAATAACACATCAGATACGGTATGTTTACATTggcaaaagacaaaaacacGTGCATGTGCAGAAGCACAAATTGCACAGAAATAAATCCACAAGTGTGAACACCGGGGAGTGACAACACGGAAGTAATACTATGCTTACATTATGTTCCTGTCTCGGCAGGCTTGGCACGTTTTGACTGCATGGATCCCTTGCGTGTTTTACGTTCTGATCAAGGACTGACTCGTTTTTCATGCTCCATCAAGGCTTTGTGCAAATGAAACAATGAAGCAAACCAGCTTTGGAGCATGTTAAGGGACACCTTTATACTAAGTTGCCTTTGTAAAGATGGCAATGCTATTTTTTCATTGACACTATCAGAGAAAGACTTTCATTACGTATATTATCATTTGCATGAACAGCTGGGTAGAACTCCATTGCATCACACTGAGGGGTGTTTCTAAAATAACTGGTTTACACTTCTGAATTTGCTTTATCTCAAAGATACAAGACCTCATTAGATTTTGCAGCCGTACCTAAGTTACTGGCCAGTGAGTGTGCCACATGGGAATAATAGGTGGCATTGCTGGGAATAATAGGTGGCATTACAAGGATGATGTTTTATTGTTAATAGGAGGCAGTTACCattagtcatttgttattttacaAACAGGAGTATCTGCACTCTCTTGACGAAATACAAGGGTGGAGTTACTATTGGAATTAGTATCAACTATTGGCCATGCAGTAAATATTCCAATACCTATGAGTTGCACATCACCCTCTAATATTAGTTTGGTGATGCATTTGTTGGGTTATTAAAATAATAGGAGGAAAATGTTTCATAAGTACCCCGCTGTAGTAAACATTGATGCAGATTCTAACACGTGGTTGAAATTGTGCTGTCTGTTTTAGAACAACAATAACATTGATCTCTGCTGCCACCTGCTGGCCCAGGAGAGTAATCGATACCTCTATGGAGAGTTCCATCACAGTCCGGAGGAGGGGCGCCTGGGTCGAAATCACATGCTCCACATAAGCTTGGGCTACCCGGGCTCAGAAGCAAGCAAAACAAATGGCGGAGCGGGGCGCTCTCTTGCCCACAGCACGAGTGACAGTCACATTGACCCCCAGAGACCCAGTTATCCTGAGCCGATGTCGGCACCTGCCACGATGGCCCCTTCCCCGAGTTACAATCCTTTTTTCATCAATGACCACAGCCGTTCAGCCAGCACTCCCACTCCTCCACCGACAATTCAGGGTATGTCTCCTACCTTCTCCCCGGTCTCACGGTATACTATGAACCCTATCACAGTCACGCTTTCGCAAAGTATACCCAATGCCCCGCAGGCTTTGCAGATAACCCCTGGGCACTATGCTAATAGCAGCAATACCACCCTTTATATTAGACCTTCACCCTCCCAAAGCCCGCAGCCGTCGCCGTGGTCGTCCTCGGGCACGTCTGTTTATCACCAGTCTCCTAATTATGGCTCGCCTTACGGCTCCCCTCAGCATCAGCCCCAGCCCCAGCCGACATCCCAGCACCAGCAATATGTCTTCCACCCCATTACCTCGCCAACTCTTCCCAGCATGCCCTACCATCACCAGCCGCAGACTCCCGTTTACAGACCTTATCACCCGAAAAGCTCCCTTAAGAACCAGATTGAGATTACTCTGGAGGGCCCACGGCCTCGCAGCAACTCCCCCGTgcacaccccccacccccagggCGCACTTTATATGGCCACCAGTACATCACCCGGCTCCCCTTCGAGGGGCGTGTCAATGACCGTACCTGCGGCGGCATCACCTTTCCACCCCGGGATATACCTGCCGCATCATGGCCCAGTAAGGCCCCGTCCAAGCTCCTCACCTCAGCCGGGCCAGTCGGCCTACACCTTCAAAATCAAAGTCTCCCCCGGGGGACAGGCCCAGCGACCACCCGGCTCGCCTCCCGTGGCAGATGCGGAATCTTTGCTCAACATCGTGGACCTCGGGGCCAGCAGCGCCGCCCCGCCGCCCATCCTCCCCATCTCGGCTCTACCAGGGAACATAGCTTGTCATTTGCAACAAATGCCGCGACCTTCGAGCTCAGGCTCAGATGACTATGCCTACACTCAAGGTATGGGACTTGCAGGTATTAGTTAGCTCAGCTGTATAAAAGATGAAGCAATAGAACTAGATGATTGAATAGATGGCGTCGGATGgtttaacacatttttttcctgtCCCTCCACTTCATTATCGCCTTCTCATCAAATTGTTTACCTCCAGCTCTCTTGCTCCACCAACGAGCCAGGATGGAACGCCTTCTGAAGGAGCTACTGCTCGAGAGGCAAAAACTAGAGCAGCTCAAGTCGGACGTCAACAACATGGAATACGACGCTCTACAAAGACGCTTCCGACGAGTCAGCTCGACCAGCTTTATCCCCAGAGTGAGTGCTTGCCAACCTTATTCTTTTGTCGAGGAGCTTCCGTGATATGGAGACGGAATGTTTCAGTATAATTTATTTCTATTTGTGCTCCTGTCTTTGCATTATCTGCCGCAGCCTGAGGAGATGACTCGATTGCGAAGTCTTAACAGACAGCTTCAGATTGATATCGACTGCACCCTGAAGGAGACAGATTTGCTGCAGTCCAGAGGTACGTGCACACGTGCACAGCGACACAAAACAATATGTGCAAAAGTCCCCATAACCCTGAACAACAACACTGATTAATTTGAAAGCGTTGACGTTTAAACAGCCAAGCCCTGAAGCGTACAACTGTGTGATGGACGAAGCTTCAGCGTACTAAAGTGTTTCGATGATCAGAATTAGTCTGGTGATTGCTTACTGGGTCAGTGACCAGCATGTGGCTGCTGTGCGTCACCACTCCCTCCGTACTCTCGTAACCCCATGATGTAGAAATAACAGCTGTTTTGTGTGAGGAACAGCCCACCTAAATATGATTAATGAGTTTCCTTCATATATTTCCTAGTATTAATTCCCTCGCAGGcagtcattttttatttcaacatcaTTTATTCATATTATTTCCCCTTCTGTCCAATTGAAACGACCTTCACTGATATGTTGGAGAGCAAAATATGATGCTGCTAACTTGGGGCCTGATACATGTcttcaaaaaagaaaacctgTAACGGCCCTTGAGGTAAAAGCTTGCCTGTACCTGATCTCGATAGATGTCCCTATTTAAAATACCCAAGACTTGTTTCAACATGTCACATGACTTGTGATGTTTGTGTATGATAAAGAATGCATACAAACTTTTCTTGGAAATCTTCTCACGCCACAGGGAAGTTCGATCCACAAGCGATGAACAACTTCTATGACAACATTCAGCCTGGCCCAGTGGTGCCACCCAAACCAGAAAAGAAAGGTGAGCGAGGTTCAGTGCATTCAATATCTAtataatatttacattttaaaatagacacacacacatatgctgtAACGCAGCACTTGACTGATGTGTCTCTACGCGTCCAAAGGGGACCACTGCCCCAAACCAGTGCCGGGGCCACAGAGGGACGAGGACTTTGAAGGTGCCCAGTGGAGCTGCGACAGCTGCACGTTCCTCAACCACCCTGCTCTCAACCGCTGTGAACAGTGCGAGATGCCACGTTACACCTGAGCTTAAGGCCGTGCTCCGTCCGCATCACATCCCCTGTCAATCCTTTGGTCCACCCCTCTAGAATCTGCAgggttttaagttttttttttggtttttttttgcgccTGGCCAGAGGATCCCACCTCAATCATAAAATATTTAAGACCCTTTTACCTGCTGAGGAAGAGCCATCATACCTCCCCACTCACTCGTCCTGCTTTTATCTGCTACTCCTGTGCACtttgattttaaaaactgtttttCAGGGGAGATGGCGATTCCTATGgctaataacaaaacaaaaaaaaggacctACAAACTCAGACTGCGGCAGTGGCTGTTCTGAAAGGTCAAAGCAAATGAGGAGTGACATGAGGTTGCGGTTTACCTGCAAACATTCCACACGAAAAGAGGGACTGCCCTGTTTACACAACCGGATCCATTCCCAAACTCAGAATGCTCTTAAATCCAGGAATCGTCTCGATTTCTCTCTCGATGACAATGGAATAATGGAAGCAATGTTATAAAAGGTCTGACTCATGCAAATGTAGACTTTACACTGTATTTAGCTCTGCGTTAGAgctgggggggggaaaaaaagaacactAAAGTACATGCATTCAAGTATATTCCCGGTACTTTTATGCATATTATGTCGCCTTGTATACGTGGTAAAGAAAAGATGTCGATTTCCTGTGCAAATGCCTCAACTTGCTGTACTTAATAAAAGGAGCGGATGCTATGTGACTTGACTCGGGAACACAACAAGAAACTTACTTAAAACAAACTATGTTGCACAAGGTCAAGTCACAAATGTCACAGcggcaaaaatgttttattttttaaataactgtCATCTGCTTCGCACTGGAAAATAATGACATATCCAGCACTGACAATAGGTTGCTTTCCATGTGGATCAACAAGAATATAATAAATGGACAATAGGAATAAAGCGAATTTTTGTATCATGTTTTGTATTTGGGAAATTAACCTTGTATGATTGAAATcagaccccccaaaaaatcctttttttttttttatctgcagtCCCATCAAACTGCTTATGTTAAAGCAACATTTTCTTTATGTTTGTCAACTTCAACATGATCATTAATCCTCATGGAAAGCCTCCCATTGTAAGCATAGTTTTCCAGTTTATTGCTCATTTACATAATGGTCATGCACGGAATGGAGCATTGCTCAAAGCATCTCATATACAGTAGCAgtgcatcatagatcaacagctATACACAGTACACTACGACAGTACACTAACTACAATGATCCCCTTTGACCAACGGCATCACATGAGGAGGTGCGTAATTGGAAAATCCTGCACGCATGATCATCTTCCTTCCCACCGGTTCAGATTTTGATATGTTCAAATACACCACCGTCATAAGGATATGCTGCCGAACAGTTTGTGAGAAGACCAAAAGGAATGTAACGTTTCCTTGGGAGTGCCGTGTTTTGACTAAGGCTCCCTTTTATTTGTCACGTCCGCAGGATGTCATCTCAATAGGACATTTTCCTTCCTGCAGTCATTACTTCCCTGATTAGGGAATTGAGTTGATTTTCTGCTTGTATTTTCCCATCTTGGCTCTGATTGGTTGATTCAATCCACACATTCATCTTCACATGGGGTCAATGGATCCATCTGTTCTGCACAGATTGCCCACCTAATTCTTATTGGCGTTCCAGGGGAAGGAAACAAACACTATGTAGACAAAAAATAGCCACTCACACTTCTTACTCAGTTTATCAATCAGGAGTTGGACTTGGTGCTTCAGTTCGAATTAGTGGTCTTGTGGAAACAGTTTAAGGAAGGAACTTATCACAAACAAGATAGATAGAATCACACCATGTAGTGTACCTGAGTGATGCTATCTACCCTATGTCAGATTCTGGATTCTTTCCCCCCACCGTTTATTCAAAATCACAAAGATGGAATGTGTCAGTATATATTCTTTGTAATTAACACGATTCTCATGCATCTGACTACAGGGCTCCAGACCGCTGagcttttaatatatatatatatttttttttatttaattaattttttcttttaatatgtgtgtgtatgtatgtatgtatatatacatagattttttttcaagaataaaaaataaatcaatttattgGACACACACCTGCGAGCAAATGCAAAAATGCACTGTCTTAAATTTTAGAGGCAAAATGCCATCATCGTCATTTAGGTGCAGTCTGGAGCCCTAGGCTGTgtttcaaatattttgtttttgctgttatTCAGCCCCGTAGTCATGCTGTGTGACCAAAGTTCAAGCCGGCATCATGTTCCTCTTCTTCCGTGTTCTAATAGTAGTCTTCATAGTTCCTGGAATTGAGGCAATAGAGTATGGCCCCTCCGAAGGAGAAGATGGTGGATCCCCAGCCCAGGCCGTAGCCCCAGTTGAACTCGTGGTACACCCTCAGAGTGACCGCCTCGATGAACTTGATGGGGAACAAGACAAGGCTGCATGTCTGGAGGACCACTTCAAAGGTAAGTGGGAAAGCGCCATTATTTACATGACAACACACAGGTcacataatttatttatttgtcacaaaatgactttttgtcgtgcttttttttccacatttttccacATTCCAGTACCTGCAGAGAAGAGCATGATAGCCACCGGCTTGTAGCAGCGACTCCTGGAACTGCAGCACAAGGCCGCAAGGGCCACCAGGAAGGAGAGCATAGTGAGTGCAGCTCCTCCCAACAGCAAGGCCAGCGTGGCGATCTGCCAGTCTGCACAAGGATATGAGAGAAACGGGTTGGATCAAGAGAGGTGAGGCACACGGAGATCACATCAAGTAAGAAGGAGTATCACACTAAAGTGAAATGACTCCGCCCGCTTATTCATAACCACAGCTTTGATAAAACTATTTGTGGTTATAACGAGAATGTCAACGTACTACTTTTACCGCTTCGGTGCAGGACGCCAATATGGGcggcaaagaaagaaaaaaaaaagtatctttgAGGTGACTCGGATAATGAGTATCCATCCCAGTTGACAGATGCCAGCTCAGCAGCATTCTCAGCATTTTTTTCAGGGAGGGGAAGATAACCTGACATTTCACTCCCGCTTCCTGTCCTTTCTAAATGGGAAACAATCTCACCGGACATGAGGTCGCCTGTTAATATTCTGCCTGTCAAAAGTACGAGCAAAGCCAGGACAGAGTTTGTCTGTGAATTTTGGACACACTCGACACACAAAGTTGTGTAATTATCCATCTAATTATCCAAGTAGTGCAATATCCCTGTTGGCTGGGTTCTGTGTGAAAAGCAAAGATGGCTTGTTGCCAGGCAGGGACATTTTGAGTGTTGTCACTGAAGCCTTCACTTGATGCTTGtttgtgaaaaacaaaaatgttagtTTGAGATGAGGAGACGACCTTTGCCAGGGGATAAATATTCAATAAACTCTCAAGTGCTTGTTTATGTATCACTTcagtaaaagaaaaacatcctCAAATGACTTGAAATAAAACCACACAGTAGTCGCGTTAAGTAGTGTTTCCAATGCTGTTGCCTTTAAGTATATATAGTATGTTGGCCATGTTATAGAGGCAAAGTGTCCACTAGGTGCTGCTTTACAGGCCTAATTATCCATGGCTTGTTAACTGTAGAGGAAGACTCCGATAACAGCCTTGGCCTGCATTGCAGAAAGAGAAGAGCTGCATGTAAACAGGTGCAGGAAGCCAAAGTGTCTTGCAAGCCTCATGAAAGACTTGATAGCAACTTTCATTGTTTGCTATGGAAGTCGGGGAGTTGTTCCAAAGAATATATC from Syngnathus scovelli strain Florida chromosome 10, RoL_Ssco_1.2, whole genome shotgun sequence harbors:
- the tab3 gene encoding TGF-beta-activated kinase 1 and MAP3K7-binding protein 3, with translation MAQGGSQLDYHILQDLKQRFPEIPEGVVSQCLLQNNNNIDLCCHLLAQESNRYLYGEFHHSPEEGRLGRNHMLHISLGYPGSEASKTNGGAGRSLAHSTSDSHIDPQRPSYPEPMSAPATMAPSPSYNPFFINDHSRSASTPTPPPTIQGMSPTFSPVSRYTMNPITVTLSQSIPNAPQALQITPGHYANSSNTTLYIRPSPSQSPQPSPWSSSGTSVYHQSPNYGSPYGSPQHQPQPQPTSQHQQYVFHPITSPTLPSMPYHHQPQTPVYRPYHPKSSLKNQIEITLEGPRPRSNSPVHTPHPQGALYMATSTSPGSPSRGVSMTVPAAASPFHPGIYLPHHGPVRPRPSSSPQPGQSAYTFKIKVSPGGQAQRPPGSPPVADAESLLNIVDLGASSAAPPPILPISALPGNIACHLQQMPRPSSSGSDDYAYTQALLLHQRARMERLLKELLLERQKLEQLKSDVNNMEYDALQRRFRRVSSTSFIPRPEEMTRLRSLNRQLQIDIDCTLKETDLLQSRGKFDPQAMNNFYDNIQPGPVVPPKPEKKGDHCPKPVPGPQRDEDFEGAQWSCDSCTFLNHPALNRCEQCEMPRYT
- the tmem47 gene encoding transmembrane protein 47, translated to MSSSVSGTEEVRVSALTPLKLVGLLCVFLALCLDAGAVLSPAWVTADDQYYLSLWDSCWKPVSSAEWSCNSTLATDWQIATLALLLGGAALTMLSFLVALAALCCSSRSRCYKPVAIMLFSAVVLQTCSLVLFPIKFIEAVTLRVYHEFNWGYGLGWGSTIFSFGGAILYCLNSRNYEDYY